A window of the Eulemur rufifrons isolate Redbay chromosome 6, OSU_ERuf_1, whole genome shotgun sequence genome harbors these coding sequences:
- the THY1 gene encoding thy-1 membrane glycoprotein isoform X1, with protein sequence MHPAIGIALLLTVLQVSRGQKVTSLTACLADQSLRLDCRYENTTTLPIQYEFSLTRETKKHVLYGTVGVPEHTYRSRTNLTSKYNLKVLYLSAFTTKDEGTYTCELRLSGQPSSVSSQNVSVLRDKLVKCEGISLLAQNTSWLLLLLLSLSLLQATDFISL encoded by the exons ATGCACCCGGCCATTGGCATCGCTCTCCTGCTGACAG TCTTGCAGGTGTCCCGAGGACAGAAGGTGACCAGCCTAACGGCCTGCCTGGCAGACCAGAGCCTCCGTCTGGACTGCCGCTATGAGAATACCACCACCTTGCCCATCCAGTACGAGTTCAGCCTGACCCGTGAGACAAAGAAGCACGTGCTCTATGGCACTGTGGGGGTGCCTGAGCACACATACCGCTCCCGAACCAACTTAACCAGCAAGTACAACCTCAAGGTCCTCTACTTATCTGCCTTCACCACCAAGGACGAGGGGACCTACACGTGTGAACTCCGCCTCTCTGGCCAGCCTTCCTCCGTCTCCTCCCAAAACGTCTCTGTGCTCAGAG ACAAGCTGGTCAAGTGTGAGGGCATCAGCCTGCTGGCCCAGAACACCTcgtggctgctgctgctcctgctgtccctctccctcctccaggccACGGACTTCATTTCCCTGTGA
- the THY1 gene encoding thy-1 membrane glycoprotein isoform X2: protein MHPAIGIALLLTDQSLRLDCRYENTTTLPIQYEFSLTRETKKHVLYGTVGVPEHTYRSRTNLTSKYNLKVLYLSAFTTKDEGTYTCELRLSGQPSSVSSQNVSVLRDKLVKCEGISLLAQNTSWLLLLLLSLSLLQATDFISL, encoded by the exons ATGCACCCGGCCATTGGCATCGCTCTCCTGCTGACAG ACCAGAGCCTCCGTCTGGACTGCCGCTATGAGAATACCACCACCTTGCCCATCCAGTACGAGTTCAGCCTGACCCGTGAGACAAAGAAGCACGTGCTCTATGGCACTGTGGGGGTGCCTGAGCACACATACCGCTCCCGAACCAACTTAACCAGCAAGTACAACCTCAAGGTCCTCTACTTATCTGCCTTCACCACCAAGGACGAGGGGACCTACACGTGTGAACTCCGCCTCTCTGGCCAGCCTTCCTCCGTCTCCTCCCAAAACGTCTCTGTGCTCAGAG ACAAGCTGGTCAAGTGTGAGGGCATCAGCCTGCTGGCCCAGAACACCTcgtggctgctgctgctcctgctgtccctctccctcctccaggccACGGACTTCATTTCCCTGTGA